AGCTATGGCGGAGAGAGCGGCAATGCCGGAGGNTAATAAGAGTggtttgtaattaaatataacttatttCATTccaattataatataaacaattcATATATGTTTAAAATTCTATTGGTTGTTTGTTTAAGTTATGTGttgtattatattaaatacttttaatttttcgaGATGTTTCACaccattttagaaaatgatttagtttcgttcctctctccaattaatatgagatctcacaattgaactctttaaaaaatgtttagttGTTTCGTTACTtcctccaactaatgtgaaaTATCACCGTTCACCTTATCTcacaatttgtttttatttaattaataaattatggaaaagggcaattattattattattattggtttgcggaagaaaaaagattaataatgAGGATTAAGGAGCAGCAATCTCGATGTTACTTTATTTTCAGCGTATAAGAAATATGAATTAGATGGGTAAAGGTAGAGCTGATTACTTTCTAAACCCACTAATTATGTGTTAATTAGGGGTATCAGaattcaaaaaaacaaatctcgATATGCTCACACAATCATTATTCAGCTTTAATTATGTATCTATTTATCCTTCATATCCAATATCCATGGATGGAGTTGGGAGCTTCAAAGCAAAGTTTGATGCTTTCTGGTCATTCTATACTAAAAAAAagctttcctttttcctccacTTGTAATTCCATATACAAAACCTTTTCAgttaaaacaaatcaaaacaaaatttaaaagggtCAACTATGTTACATCAAATTTTCTGGGGAGATTCTTGTGATCTTCTCCTgcctatttttctttcttggtaTGTTGAGAAAAGAGACGAGTCAAAACAAGAAGAATCAATGAACTCAACTACGAGCACTAGGAGAGGGCAAAACAACCATTTTCTAAACATCAAATGATTCGGCTGTACTATCCGTGGACTGTTGTCGTTGGTGTTCAGGCATTGGACTCCTGGGACTCCTGCTTTCTACTTGATCCACATCAATGCCAATTTCATCTCTTGTCGTTGACACCATATTTTGGTTAAATCTATTGTTCTGTCTTTGTTTTAGAATTCGGGACAGAACTTGTACGTTGTCTCTCATCGAAGGTCGTTTTTTCGGAACACGGTTAATGGATTTGTATGCCAGAGCTGCTACTTCATTCAGCTCTTGAGCGTCGAAGTTTCCATCCAGACGGGAATCAACAAGCTCTTCCCACCCAACTTTCCCATCAGAATTCATGGCAGCCTAACcatcatcaaacaaaaaatgtgTGGTTTTAGATGAATGGTTTGGGATACTAGTTCCAAATAAGGGCTTATGGAAACAAAGATAGTAGTCAATAAAAGAAGTAGAGCtgtttcattcattcattcattcattcattcagagagagagagagatgtctCACAAGCTCAACATATTCCATGAGGCCCTGTTGAGGATTTCTGCCAGCAATAATCTCGAAAAGTAATACTCCGAAGCTGTAAACATCGCTTTTCTTGTTGAATGTCTTGGAAGATATGTACTCAGGATCAAGGTAACCTAAAGTTCCTCTAATGTTAGCTGCATGACTGTCAACCACCTCTTCTCTTGAAAGCCCAAAATCAGCAACCTGATTGAGCATTCTAATAACTCAGATGCAACCAAACTAACTGATAGATACTAACATTGTTTTGGAAACATGATCACATGGAAGCACTTATAATCAGCAGAAAGGACATACCCTTGCTCTCATGGACTGATCCAACAAAATGTTGGCTGATTTGATATCCCGGTGAATAACTGGAGGAACTGCCTGAAGTAAAATTTGAAGCATCATTAGCACTAAGACATTCATGTATTTCAAAACGTTCACATGCTCACGATTTTCTTGATAATGAGGGGAAAATAAACTTACCCCATCATGAAGATACTCCAAACCCCTTGCTACATCTAAAGCTATCCGAACTCTTACATTCCAACTTAGTAGTCCATTCTTATCACCTACGcacagaaaaaaaaggaagtccTTTTCCCTTTAGAAACTGTGCAGAGCTTGAGCAATAACCAAACAAATTGTAAAGATGATAACATTCATCAATACCAACAAATAATTAGACTCATTAATAGTGACAAGAGAAAGACAGCTTCTAGTCAATCACTGACACTGTTGGTTTCACAAATTAAGAGGGAACAGTCAGCTTACTATATAAGTGAGAAGCTAGGCTGCCTTTACTCATGTAGACATACACAAGCATATGCTCGCCTCTTTCAGCACAGTATCCGATCAAATTCACGAGGTTTCTATGATGCAATCTTCCCAATAACATCACCTGAATGATTTACagggaaataaaattaactgAATCACTAAACGTAGGATATGTAAGCCTaacaattaaaagaaaaatactgaTCTAACTATATGTTACACagaattattttgttgtattCCCTAACTCCAAGCCCAGGATCCGAGTTCCAGACTAAGTTCAAAACTATTTCACCCTTGCTCGTTGCAAGTTTAAAACTAATTATCAATTATATCCAAAAGCAGGGCAACAGAAATAGGGGGAAAGAACTTTTAAGGGCATAACCTCGAACTACGAAACCTGGAATATTTCTAGCAAAGGATATTGTTCGAGGAACAACCGAATAAAGCAACACTTTTATGAATTGGTGCAGTTTGtaacaaatctaattattattaactaTCCTTACCTCTGTCTGAAATTCTTTCTCTCCTTGTTTAGAATTGGTTGCAAGCACTTTCACAGCAACAGTCTCTCCAGACGGCAAGGTAGCTTTATAAACAGGACCAAATGCTCCTTGTCCTATTACACTTGTAAAATTTCCGGTTGCTTTTTGGAGATCTCTGCATCATATCACAAACTAAACATtcaataacaaattaaattacaacttCATTAGAACTATCAAATTACAat
This genomic window from Cucurbita pepo subsp. pepo cultivar mu-cu-16 chromosome LG01, ASM280686v2, whole genome shotgun sequence contains:
- the LOC111790774 gene encoding calcium/calmodulin-regulated receptor-like kinase 1 encodes the protein MKEESTGLIIGISIGVVIGVLLAILALFCFRYHRKRLQIGNSSSRRAANVPIRTNGADACSILSDSTVAPESPVKSSQNGISSWLDGFKKSCVISSGMPEYSFKDLQKATGNFTSVIGQGAFGPVYKATLPSGETVAVKVLATNSKQGEKEFQTEVMLLGRLHHRNLVNLIGYCAERGEHMLVYVYMSKGSLASHLYSDKNGLLSWNVRVRIALDVARGLEYLHDGAVPPVIHRDIKSANILLDQSMRARVADFGLSREEVVDSHAANIRGTLGYLDPEYISSKTFNKKSDVYSFGVLLFEIIAGRNPQQGLMEYVELAAMNSDGKVGWEELVDSRLDGNFDAQELNEVAALAYKSINRVPKKRPSMRDNVQVLSRILKQRQNNRFNQNMVSTTRDEIGIDVDQVESRSPRSPMPEHQRQQSTDSTAESFDV